One genomic window of Pseudomonas chlororaphis subsp. piscium includes the following:
- a CDS encoding fimbrial protein translates to MHIQMLTERQLLPYEAFRVKIRGEACMDWKNAINALLPLSTVRNFMSVDPRCPENSSLRITLRARYLQKATTVTPGLANAAATFTIIYQ, encoded by the coding sequence TTGCATATTCAGATGCTGACTGAGCGCCAGCTGCTTCCTTACGAGGCTTTTCGGGTGAAGATCAGGGGTGAAGCCTGTATGGATTGGAAAAATGCCATCAATGCGCTGCTGCCGCTCTCGACCGTGCGCAACTTTATGAGTGTCGATCCCCGCTGCCCGGAAAACAGCTCGTTGCGCATCACGTTGCGCGCGCGTTACTTGCAGAAGGCAACCACAGTGACGCCGGGACTGGCCAATGCAGCGGCGACCTTTACGATCATTTATCAGTGA
- a CDS encoding response regulator yields MINKTLRILIADDQHFQRLNIEKILNQLGYFSIAPVHSFDEIETLTCCPSKPFDLLIISTALVADLEIDLEAFCRDNPLIHHALIYDSRQAQLPPMPEPLPPVVQVSLSGTPGSESLKQLMAMINPPPQRHGLQVLSWLRELSRGRVS; encoded by the coding sequence ATGATCAATAAAACCCTGCGGATACTGATCGCTGACGATCAGCACTTCCAGCGCCTGAACATTGAAAAGATCCTCAACCAGCTGGGGTACTTCAGCATCGCCCCGGTGCACTCGTTCGACGAAATCGAAACCCTGACGTGCTGCCCCAGCAAGCCGTTCGATCTGTTGATCATCAGCACCGCACTGGTCGCCGACCTGGAGATCGACCTTGAAGCCTTCTGCCGCGACAACCCGCTGATTCATCACGCCCTGATCTACGACAGCCGGCAGGCGCAGCTGCCGCCCATGCCGGAGCCGCTACCGCCAGTGGTGCAGGTCAGCTTGTCGGGGACGCCGGGGAGCGAGTCGCTCAAGCAGCTGATGGCGATGATCAACCCCCCTCCACAACGCCATGGGCTGCAGGTTCTGTCGTGGTTGCGCGAACTTTCCCGGGGGCGGGTCAGTTAG
- a CDS encoding outer membrane protein has translation MAQLESKGWQGNESRQYGSATQTNLAWSLGAGVAYDVTDRLALDLGYRYVDMGDTESGWNNFPNARGLQDEKMKANLVSSEVVLGMRWAF, from the coding sequence CTGGCCCAGCTCGAGTCGAAGGGCTGGCAGGGTAACGAGTCTCGCCAGTACGGTTCCGCGACCCAGACCAACCTGGCCTGGTCCCTCGGCGCCGGCGTTGCCTACGACGTGACGGATCGCCTGGCCCTGGATCTCGGCTATCGCTACGTCGACATGGGCGATACCGAAAGTGGCTGGAACAACTTCCCGAATGCCCGCGGCCTGCAGGACGAGAAGATGAAGGCCAACCTGGTGTCCAGCGAGGTCGTGCTGGGTATGCGCTGGGCTTTCTAA